One genomic segment of Misgurnus anguillicaudatus chromosome 25, ASM2758022v2, whole genome shotgun sequence includes these proteins:
- the LOC129426366 gene encoding uncharacterized protein translates to MWRNMAEGAHQSLYPPSKRVKSEVWKYFGYRKNEQGSLVEDNFPICKKCSRKVAVKHGNTSNMFSHLRNHHPIQFREITMSLTNKEQTRLKARVSTNPFARAMHFAKRRESGHVEVNSQCQQESVINSASIQTDCSSVTHESPVSSPSWVKQEPRNDTNECESMNSEVHIEAEQDNTLSNAISTTTLFECMPSIEMLTITKLQCMLDNKQEKIEALEKQVQDLQEDRMFLRTQIGNLTNVLSSRFCECTMKVQEK, encoded by the exons ATGTGGAGAAACATGGCAGAGGGAGCGCATCAGAGCCTTTACCCTCCTTCTAAAAGGGTAAAGTCCGAAGTATGGAAATATTTTGGATATCGAAAAAATGAACAGGGATCGTTAGTCGAGGATAATTTCCctatttgtaaaaaatgtagCAGGAAAGTAGCCGTGAAACATGGAAACACCTCCAACATGTTTTCCCATCTGCGCAACCATCACCCGATACAATTCAGAGAGATAACG ATGTCACTAACAAATAAGGAACAAACTCGACTCAAAGCAAGAGTAAGCACTAATCCTTTTGCAAGGGCCATGCATTTTGCAAAAAGAAGAGAGAG TGGCCATGTTGAGGTGAATTCTCAATGTCAGCAGGAATCCGTTATAAACTCAGCCAGCATTCAGACGGACTGCAGCTCTGTGACACACGAGAGTCCTGTGAGCAGTCCCAGCTGGGTGAAACAAGAACCAAGAAATGACACAAATGAGTGTGAAAGTATGAACTCTGAGGTCCACATTGAAGCTGAACAGGACAACACATTGAGCAATGCCATTTCCA CAACAACTTTATTCGAGTGTATGCCCTCCATTGAGATGCTGACCATCACCAAACTGCAGTGTATGCTGGATAACAAACAGGAGAAGATTGAAGCGCTGGAGAAACAGGTGCAGGATCTGCAGGAAGATCGCATGTTCCTCCGTACACAGATCGGGAACCTCACCAACGTTCTCTCTTCTCGTTTTTGTGAATGCACGATGAAAGTtcaagaaaagtaa